A single window of Salvia splendens isolate huo1 chromosome 8, SspV2, whole genome shotgun sequence DNA harbors:
- the LOC121745778 gene encoding uncharacterized protein LOC121745778, protein MSNKETAKEETKGFAKLDKFAGQDFRHWQKKMHFMLTGLKVVYVLSTPMPEAVENETLEQTRRRMKWENDDYICRGHILNGMSDSLFDVYQNVESAKELWDSLEAKYMAEDASSKKFLLGNFITYKMVDSMPVMEQYNELLRILRQFSQYDMKMDESISISSIIDKLPPSWKDFKNNLKHKKEELNLVELGSDFQIEQSIRDMEKGSVGNGKTMVGSSVNMVEEGESSKAGKEKRSFQGK, encoded by the coding sequence ATGTCGAACAAAGAAACGGCGAAGGAAGAAACGAAAGGTTTTGCGAAGTTGGATAAGTTTGCTGGCCAGGATTTCAGACACTGGCAGAAGAAGATGCATTTCATGTTGACTGGTCTGAAGGTCGTGTATGTTCTGAGTACTCCCATGCCCGAGGCTGTTGAAAATGAAACTCTGGAACAGACGAGGAGGCGGATGAAGTGGGAGAACGACGACTACATATGTCGTGGTCACATCTTAAACGGTATGTCTGATTCCCTTTTTGATGTATATCAAAACGTAGAGTCTGCTAAAGAGTTGTGGGATTCCCTCGAAGCCAAATATATGGCAGAAGATGCCTCTAGCAAGAAATTTCTTCTTGGTAATTTTATTACCTATAAAATGGTTGATTCGATGCCTGTCATGGAACAATATAACGAATTGTTGAGGATATTGAGACAGTTTTCCCAATATGATATGAAAATGGATGAATCCATTTCTATCTCTAGCATTATCGATAAACTGCCACCCTCCTGGAAAGATTTTAAAAACAATCTGAAACATAAGAAGGAGGAGTTGAATCTGGTCGAACTAGGAAGTGACTTCCAAATCGAACAGTCCATACGTGATATGGAAAAGGGCTCTGTCGGTAATGGGAAAACAATGGTTGGTTCTTCTGTGAACATGGTGGAAGAGGGTGAATCCTCCAAGGCTGGGAAAGAGAAAAGATCGTTTCAAGGGAAATGA